AGTCACATGTATACAAACATATactgaaaaagaaatagaaTAAATAGTTTTAACAATGAAGTGGCCCACAGGCAGGTTTTAGTTTGTAACATTGCAATTGTGTCTGTGGTTGGCATAAACATAAGTTGGAATTTCAGtgacagcatttttttttattttttatgattttactGAAATTGAGCATTGTGCCTGTTACTGTGCAGATAGTAGCTTGTAAGACTTGCTAGTTTTCCTTCTCTCCAGCCACAGTAAGGCACCCAAAGCAACACTGCATGAGCCACTGGTTTGCTTCTGCAGTCTGGCCTACATATGACTAATTTATATTTAGTTCTCTTCATTGTCTGTACTCCAGTTTTGCTTTTGTGATAAAGTGTCCTGGAGACATAAATCATCTCAGCAACAATAGTGGCACTCTAGGATGCATGCAAAAGTCCATTGTGCAGAAAATCTCATTAATCTAAGAGATGTGTAGATGACAACTAAGGGCATTGTAGACACTTGaaccagtttttgtttgtttgtgcataTGATGGTGTATTTCTTTGTTTCCATTTCAATAGTCTCTTATGCCTTATGATAAAATATGACATCAACCAGCTTTGACCAGTACAGAGATTCAAAATAAGAGTCATTATTTACACAGTTAAAAATATGATTTCACTGTGACAAATTTCTTCAATCCAGTCTCATTGTCAAGTCATAATTTCTCTGTTGCAGTTTGACAGCAAGTCACCTCTTCAACTATGAAACCTGTTTGAAGATTTGAAGGTTTTCTTTAAGTAATGAATAATTGAAGACGGGCCGtttaattattagaaaataatgcacagaGTGACCATTACACCtcaggtgtgcattattttctaataattcaacagacCGGAGAAAATGattccgcttataccacagttgCCACACCTCATGAAATTgctcagatgttttatttcaagacatttgtcaggtttttgtccttaaaacgctCTTGTGTGTGGATCTAATTTATTACGCACCCCATCTCAAGCCTCTATTGCTAATTCAAAACATAATTTTAGAGATAGTAACGGAGGCTTCAGCCATTGATATGCCAGGGGATTGTTATCTCCagtaactgcatatcaatggaTCAAGCTTCTGTTTTGCATTTGGCTGcgcattatttttctaataattcaacagcCCGTCACCaattattacttacttatttttgGAAAATCTaaatttttctgtcattttgtttgttgttgaaaGTATACGATGTGGTGGACAGGTAAGTGACAATTCATCTATATCCAATGGACAAAGAGCCTAGTCTTTTGCTGCCCATTTGGATTGGTGGACTAGCATATAAGGATGTTACGGTTATGGAGGCCCCGCCTACAAAGCTCGAGGCCCTAGGTGATTGCCTACTCTGCCTAAGTGAGGTCCACGAAGACATGGCTTCGCAAggttggtgtagaagaactTGAATCATCTGGacagagccttgacctcaaccccattgaacacctttgggatgaagtGGAATGCTGACATTCCCCACACTTCCTCACCCAAAATcattgcctgacctcactaatgctcttatggctgaatgagcacaaatgcCCACACTCcatttagtggaaagccttcccagaagagtggaggttattataaagCGGGACTAAGTTTGGAATGAGATATTCATAAAGCACatgagtgttatggtcaggtgtccacaatcttttgtccatatagtgtatatatcaTCAGGGAATGATTATTGGGCTGACTGTTAAGGGGTCTATAATTCCAACTTGATCTTGCCCAAAATTTGTGGGATTTACACTGAGTTAGGAATTTAATTAGATTTTATAAGAATAAAAAGTCATACCAAAATCAACAAGAGATTATACTGCACTCTATGTCTCATATGGGGTGACTCAGAACTCAGTGGTGGAGATTTGAGTGCACTCAGACTGTAGGTCCTGTTGGTTTCTATTTGGTTGTCCAGGTGATCCCTGGACCAGCACTAGTCATGTGGGCTTTCTTACTGAATCTGTTATACCACAGACTGAGACAGGTTCCCTGGTGGTGTTGCGGCCTTGGGAAAAGCTGCTCTGGTTCATGTGAGAGCGGAAGCGCAGGCAAAATTCTCGAAAGCATCTCCTGAAGTTCTCATCCAGAAAAGCATACAGGACTGGGTTTAGGCTGCTGTTCATGTAGCCCAGAGCAATGCACAAGTGCCAGCTGATGATCACAAGTGGGTTCTTCTGGTCAATCTCTATGAAGGTCTTGATTATGATGAAGATATGGATGGGAGTCCAGCAGATGATGAAGGCTGCCACCACTACCAGCACCATACGGGTAATGCGGCGCAGGTTCTTGTCTTTCTCTTTGGAACCAGAGAGCAAGCGTACACTTTTCAGCCGCAGGATCATCAGCCCATAGCAGACTGAGATCACCAAAACAGGCACCACAAAGGCAAAGATGAACACAAACATTTTCGTCACATTGTCATAATACCTTTCAGGGTCGGGAAATTTCAGCATACAGATGATTTTACCTAAGGAAAGATGGGATACTCAGTAACAATATTATTACAGATGTATGTTTGTTGATATTTCCTTCAGTTTGAGGCTAAACTGGCCTCACCCATTAAGTTGGTGCCATCCCTAATGGTTTGGaggtgttttcattttcttgttATTTAGCCTGCAGCCTTTTtattataatgaaaataaaaccataGAACAAGACTTCACAATGACTACTGGGAAATAGGTCAGTATATGAATATGTCTTGGTGCTCACATGTAGGCAATGCCTCCATTaagcaaaaatacaaaaaacctgTATCTTATTAGTCTGTTCTATTAATCCATTTACACTGCCAGTATATTTAATCTAAAGGTAGATCTACTACATGCATgatttttcacaaataaaacagtaatTGACAATATAATTATCACGCATTACAGTTTTAATGCAGTTCGTCTCACAAAAACTTGGTTTAGATCTAAaggagtaaatgaataaattatgtgCATAATCCTTAAATGGCTAGGGCAATGATTCAGTGACTTTATTACAGTGTTATaggtattatttaaaaaattttaagggcacctattatggtttttcaaacattacctttcatgtagtgtgctatagagctgtttgtgaatgtagaatgtcggagttattgactcccaaaagaaggaaccgattctgaacggctgaaatgagtcgttagtaattccagacttacttcctgtacaaacctacataggtttgtaacaaatagccccgcctctggtcttaaGTTTTTTTCCagatggagctgaaactcgtcACGGTAATGGGCATTTCCTTTTCCGGACACACGCTGACaatggtagaccaatcacaacagactgggacatctgaccaatcagagcagagtatgctctctgaaaggatgcatgtaaatctattctatgaaacatttaaaacaaaattaggcatgtttcaaaaccataataataggtgtgctttaatGCAACTCTAAACCAGGCTCATGTAAATCTGCCACTccatatttttgctttttggtGCTAGTATCCACACTGAACTTCAGTTACTACATCTCCTGTTCTCATTTATGTCCCTTAAGATGATTTTggctctcaaggtttctttttcATTCCATTTCAAGCATGGTCAATATACTCTCTACTGCTCTAttgataaaacaaaacactacaaaattcTTATTGCTTGTAACTGACATTATCAGATCAACTTCAGAAAGAACTTACCATTGTCCGTCACTCTTGTTACAGCAATGATCATGATTGGAATACCAATGGCAGATGACAGGATCCAGATGCAGACGTTGATGATCTTTGCTTTGACGGGCGTCCTGAAATCTAGAGCTCTCACTGGGTGGCACACAGCGATGTAGCGGTCTACACTCATCATTGTCAGAGTAAAGATACTGGTGAACATGTTGTAGTAGTCAATAGCAATGACTGTTTTACACAGCAGCTCCCCAAAAGGCCAGGTCCTCATCAGATACTTGGCACTCTGGAACGGCAGTGTGCTGGTGGCCAACGCATCTGCCAGAGCCAAATTAAAGATGTAAATGTTGGTCGCAGTCTTCATCTTTGTGTACCTGTTGAGATACCATGATTGTCCAATTATAAGTTGCTGGTAAATAGAAGCAAGTATTGATGGATAGGAGACATTGATTAAGTTTCTTGTTCCATTTAAACTGTACTTCAGTAGaccaaaaaaaactatttatagCAATAACTGTCTGTGCAGAATGGTCCATATTATTTTCTACTGATTAAACAGTTTGCAACATAAGATTTAATTTATCTTGCCACTTAGCATTTACAGGTGACCCGACCTACGAAACGTATGAAGAAATGTAGTGTACTtcagtaataatagtaggtgTAGTAAAAGTTAATTAAAAGTTCCCAGAAAAACAGGAATGTTTCTGTCAAATATCCTTCATCACCTAGGCAAGCAATGTGTTTCTGATGCTATACGAGGTGAAGCTAGTTGATATCAACCGCATTCACATACATAATACATGTTGATTCAAGTTCATTCTAATTATGCTTTCAAAGCTTTAAATAATGCTGCCAGAAAACAAGTATCTCATCCATCATCATAACAACTATTAGTGCTgatctgaaaaataaagaaaaacatccagtaagtggcagttctgcagatggaaacgccttgttcatgagagaggtcaacagaGAATGTCTGAACTAGTTCTaactgacagaaaggctacaatAACACCGATAACCACtctacaattgtggtgagcagaaaagcatctcagaatgcacaatacATCAAACCTCGAGGCAGATCTGCTACAAAAGATAAAGAGCATGTTGGTTtgcacttctgtcagccaagaacagaaagcacagtgggcacaggctcatcaaaactggacagttgaagactggaaaaacatagcctggtctgattgatctcgatttctgctgaggtacaaagactttagaaaaagattgtcagaatttggcaccaacagtaAGAATACATGGACCCAAAAAGCCTTTTGTCGGCAGTCCAGACTGGTGGAGGTGTAATGATGTGGGGAATGTGcccttggcacactttgggccagTTAAcaccaatcaatcatcgcttgaatgccacagcctatttgagtattgttgctgaccatgcgcataccttcatggccacaaattacccatcttctaatggctactttcCAGCAttataatgcaccatgtcacaaagcaaaactcaaactggtttcatgaacatgacaatgaactcaatgttcttcagtggccttcccagtcacagGATCTAAGTTCAATAgaatacctttgggatgtggccaaacaggagattcacagcatgaaactGCAgatgaaaaatctgcaggaatttagTGATGCAaccatgtcaacatggaccagaatcacGGATCAGATGTTTTCAACATCTTGTGGAAACCATGCAGTAAAGAACTGAAGCTGTTTTGAGAGAAAAGTGAGGCCCTAcctagtattagtatagtgtatGTGGACACCCATTTTAATTATTGACTTCAGGTGTTTCAGCCACACCCACTGCTGCCAGGTGCATAAGATCAAGCACATAGCCATGCAATCACCATAGATAAACATTGGCGGTAGAATGGGTCATATTGAAGAGCTCAGTGACTTCAAACATGACACATTCATAGGATGCCACCTTTGCCACAAGTCAATTCATGAAATTTCTGTGCTGTTAGATCTGTCCCACTCAAATGTAAGTGCTACTATTTTGAAGTGGAAGCGTATAGGAGCAACATCAGCACAAAAACTGTTTGTTTGGAACTTCCTGAAATGGGTTTTCATGGCCGAGTAGCTGCACACAGGCCTAAGATGACTATGCACAATGCTAAGCGTCAACTggagtggaataaaataaaagcacactGCCACTGGACTCTGGAGCAGTGGAAACGTTCTTTGGAGTGATGAATCACGCTTCATTAACTGGCTGTCTGATGGATGAATTTAGGTTTGGCAGATACCAGGAGAACACTACAGATACCAGGAGAACAATGGGATGCCCAACAAGCGAATAaagctgtgatggtcaggtgtccacatacgtttGGTCTTAGgcacatacaaagaaatgctgtagggcaaatgatgccttcaaaaataatgaaattaaatgcttctatacttaaaaaaaaaaaaaatactataaagagcaataaacagtaataaattaaacaaagtcaatatttggtatgatgaccctttgcttaaaaaaaattagtagTTTCAGGTACTACTAATGTGTGCAGTTCTATAAGGAAATGAGTTGGTAaattttactgagcatcttgtagaaccagccacagttcttgtggagactttgactgtcgcaatTGCATCTTATTTtcgcagcaaaatccagcagtcttcattgtttgttttttttgtctgaaaagtggcctCTTATGCAATATGCTTCTTtcttactgacatacaaacctttttctgtaacacaattttgtgctggaaaacaaaaTTGTGTGCCTaagatttttgcacagtactgtatagtGTACACTGACTTACACATGTAGGCAGATACAGGTGAAAAGCCTTATTTGAAGGCAAGACAATACAGGTAAAAACAATTTTGGTCACATCAATAATtttcggattttttttttaaaaattgcatctATAACATGTAATATACAGTAGTACTAAAAATATCAAATCATTAAATTATGTGTGTAATTATGATATACATGTCAATTTCCTTTATAGAATGgacacatacaaatatattgtattttttaaaacttttccttaaaacattttttaaaaatctgtctaGATGACCTGCCATCATGAATTTTTACATGTTTATTCCTACAGAGGAATTTCCAAATATGTTGATTATTGTTGGATTTATGTTAGAATTTCATACTGAAAATGCCATAATCACTGATAGCAACATTTGATGGCTGTGTtcctagttagctagctatcaATCACTCGTATTGATTAGTTTACTTTGATTAGCTTAAAAGCCTACAAGATTTGGTTTGTGTAGATTTTCAAAAAAGCTAAAgtcaattattttaaatgttagtGTACCTTAAGATGATTAACTTGCTAGAAAAGGTTACGGTGTCTTGTTTGCACTGGCATTTcaacatgtaaatgtattctgTTGTTTCAGGAGTTAATTGGGTTTGCAAGTGGTTCGAGAGAACTGCACATTGAACCACTAAATCAGGATCAGCCAGTCAACAATTGGCTAATGCAAATGTTATCGAGCCTGGAGAGACTCttaaaagtttttgtttttttcttttgcacaaTGCAGTAAGACAGgcacatttttgtttaatgaaCCTACAGGATACTAAATTGGGATCAGAAAGTAATAAGTACTTTATTTGTCCTCATGAAATTGTGGCCATGTATTGGTTTATTTTTGGCAGTACATCTTGTATCCTCATCCTAACACTAATTAAAAATGTCTATAAGTagtgtaggttttttttttttttttttttttgcatttataaaaTGCTTCAAAACGTGAGAGCTAATCTTGTTTACATTTGCTACTGCTACTACGTCAGTTTGAATTTACAGACTTGTCTCGGTAACAAGTCAAcatctttggaaaaaaaaataatccacataTGATGATCGGTTTGCGAAGTCTTGCTATTATGTTTCACACTGTGCATTTCTGAGCGTGTTTCATCTGCAGGTCTTCACAGTATCAAGCTCTACTTTGTGTATTTGACTTCTCCATCTTGTCTGCCAACAAGCCTGTGTGCTGCTGGCTGTGATCTCAGCCTGCTCTAAAATTTTggttcacgatttggatttgcaATTGTATCACATCAACTCCTCATTGTGGCAGGTGTTTTCAAATActtgaacagtgtttattttatttccagctttactatttaaaaaaagatgagaTATATGAAAACACCTTACCATACAGTAAAAGAGTTTAGAGCC
This genomic window from Ictalurus punctatus breed USDA103 chromosome 1, Coco_2.0, whole genome shotgun sequence contains:
- the oprd1b gene encoding opioid receptor, delta 1b produces the protein MDPPAVTENCFDERYIDMAYNDNFSEPTRLPFNRSTAQSTVSERTSVIIAISITAIYSAICALGLLGNVLVMYGVVRYTKMKTATNIYIFNLALADALATSTLPFQSAKYLMRTWPFGELLCKTVIAIDYYNMFTSIFTLTMMSVDRYIAVCHPVRALDFRTPVKAKIINVCIWILSSAIGIPIMIIAVTRVTDNGKIICMLKFPDPERYYDNVTKMFVFIFAFVVPVLVISVCYGLMILRLKSVRLLSGSKEKDKNLRRITRMVLVVVAAFIICWTPIHIFIIIKTFIEIDQKNPLVIISWHLCIALGYMNSSLNPVLYAFLDENFRRCFREFCLRFRSHMNQSSFSQGRNTTREPVSVCGITDSVRKPT